The Branchiostoma floridae strain S238N-H82 chromosome 7, Bfl_VNyyK, whole genome shotgun sequence region AAAGATTTTGCGAAAAACGTTTGTATTCGTCCTTTTGGCAACTTTAGAACACCTGTCCGATGACGTCGACATTGTTGAACTTAGGAAACAAACGGCAAGGTCGAGGATTGGAAAAAAGACAATTTGAAAGCACTGAAGATGTATGATGTAAAATGCAGTTATTTACCTGTACACCATAGAAATCCTCCCAACATACAGATGGGGTAGAAGGTGGGGTAACCCTGAATAACGTTCACCACCAAACCCACGCACCAGATGGCCGAGCAAAACATCCACTGAAAGAACATACCTGTAACAGTACATAacattagtctccaagcagaccctacggtgccttagaaatagtatcaaagctggcaaaggagtatagccggccaaagggagatagccggctaagggagtcaaacgggcaccggaggtctgcctgcactgaaacagggtggagcgtttctattcaacaatggtgtcgcTGCCCCACCCTGTTGTCAAGTGCTAATTACTTTACGAGCGACTTACACTGGACGAAGTCAGTGATAGCGCGCACTTCCCAGCGGTAGGTTCGCGCCAAATGGCGCCGgattgaaaaatttgacagCATCGCAACGTAATAGAACAAGCGccacaatacataaaatatttagtttaaaatcgatttgaagtctgaaaataatgccaaacaaactacaaatttcgatatacatatatataaacacCAAACTAACGTTATGAGTTTTAAAAACATGCCGCCTGATCGTAATCCTCTCTGTTATGTTTGGATGCGGTAGAAAGAACCACAACAAGCCAAGCGCGCTGCAATTTCTGTCTCCTGaaagtttatttctatttcgttCTGCGATTTTGTAATTTCGTCCGGCAAAAACTGCGTCAAGGACCAGATGTTTGCTCTCGGCTAGCAACTATGGCTTGCATTGGTAGCAAAGGGATTTCCCCTGACCGGTAGCGATGCCGACAAAGACATCCTTGCCTTCCAGAGTGGCCAAAATGGAATCGAGCTGTGCTTTCTTCGGCTCGAATCCCCATACATCGCGGAAAACACGTCGTACTCTGGCCTCCATTGTTGCCGGCATTTTAAATCTGCCGGTAACGGTCATCGTAGGTGACCCGTGACGTGACTTCCCGTGAGACGGTGCAGGGGCGCACGAGCCATCCCAGGCCgggagggcaattaacacctactcgGCAAGCACAGTTTAATAGGCAACAAATAGATGCTAATAGCGTCAGATCAGCCCGACTGAGGGCAGACCCTGGTgccggtataccaagtccctggccagctttgatactatttctaaggcaccgtagggtctgcttggagactacataaCATCACGTCAGATCATCACTATACTTAAAAGAATGCCACAATACCTTCAAAACGATATCGTGTAGAATTTATTTGACAAGGTGATGGCCATGTTTTATGAACTAGTACctaaatatcaaaatgaaatcagTCTCATCATATGTTGACTAACAGTTGAACTTATTCACAGAACCATACGACTCTGAAGCAGTGCATACGCACCATCGCCCGTGTCCACTTTCTTGATAGGCACCAGGTTGGTTCCGAAGAACGCAACCGACACACCTGCAGCTATGAACCCTAGGTAGGTCTCATCTGTAGTGGTGTTACTCGGCGTGAGAGATGCCGGGATGACTGTTGTTGTTGGTGACCTTGTTGTAACGTTGTGATACGGCGTCGTCAGGGTATCCTCTTTGTGCCGGACTAGAGAGTGCATGTAACCAAGGACTTTTGTATGTAACTTAGATCAAGAGTGAACCATTGCTTGTTTGTCCAAGCCTTGAATCTAGCAATAAGTTGGATCAGATCTCAAGAGGTCGTGGGTATTTGACATCGCTCCTGTTGtgtgttttatgtttatgaGTCTAGAGCATTCTTTAATGTGTATCAACGGACAAAAACCAAAAATTAGATTAACGATACGAAAACACAGTGTTATGCAATCAGTGATAAAACAAAACGATTTTCATATAGATTTTTGTCCTATCGCGGTCTCCGGACCTCTTTTTTTCTCGAACTCtttaccccctccccacctgttaGAATAACCACTTGTTGACTCATCATGTGATGGGCCAAAGTGCAACTATTTTGTCGTGCCCTGGTCGTGCCCATTCATTCGACCTAACGGATTTCCTTGTCCTAACGTGTTACATGTAGGACAGATAAACTCACCGTGCCCGCTGTCACAAGCTGCAACGAAGGTGTAAAGAACCAACCCGATATACAGTGTGCGAACTAAAACTCGATGCCACTTTTGTCCGGCCATCTTTAATCGTGGGCGACAGTTGGTTCCCACTAAAGAGCACCGCTCGCGCTGACCTCTCTTTGTGTACATTGCGACGACAACAATTCAAACAAAGGtttcgctgattggctactTTGGTACTAACATTGGAAAGGTTATTCAAGGCACCTGGACACACAAATATATGTTCggtgacatgacatgacatgccATACCTAACATGATAACTGAAATGTTCTGACACACAGAAAAAACCTTGTTTTTagatgattttattaaggttggGTACGTTTGTCAGTTTATGCTTACAGCTATAGCCTGGACCTTTCTTGACACAGAGCTAGGCATCTTGATTTTCTGTTTCTTAATCGCTAAATTAAAATGAGAAACTTGTCAGCAGAGCCCCGGTGATTGTCACAGCAAAAACAGCCGCTAGAATAACTGCATTTCTGATGCCCTGTAGAAGACAAGTTGAAGTCATAAGTATACTTTGTTGAAAGCACTAAATCACTTCTGTGACATCGGTACTCTAGTTAATATCCATTatttcatcatatatatataaacctaCTTTGATTTCGCGAAAGTAGAAAACACTCCACAATGTCCCCACGAGGCTTGGGCCCTGCAAACAGAAAGATGCATGAAATTCTTTTTACTTCTTTTCAAGATTCAAATACGTTGTAACCACATATGCGATTCATTATTCTACTCTACgacaaatgtataatgtataccATGTATGAGAGGTTCAAAATTGAGTCGCAGAGACAAATAATTTTCCTTGTCCATAGATACCACAGAGAGGTTTGTTAACACATAAGCCgaagataacgttacatattgtaTGCTGAATACCCTGATTCAGCATATGATATGTATGCTTTGCTCCTGTTGACAAGAGCATCAGTAAGTTACCGTTGTGATGATGGGGAAACTGACACTCTCCTGTAGCCTCTGATTGGCCACGAACCACGCGGCCTGTGCTATGGCCCTCATGGTCCCCGACAGTAGAGCCGGTAGAATGGCTCTCGGGAAAACCGCAGGCTTGTTTCtcatgtacatacagtacagtagGAAATATAGCGTAGATGTCGCGTATATTCCACTGAAATGAGCGAAAACGTAATCTAGACCTGAAATAGAATACAGAAGACATCACTGACTAAAGCAACGCGGTACACGTAAATTCATACTCACAAATTATTTGCTCCATAAGGATATGTATGGAATATAATTTACACTTCGTTTACTCAGCTAAAAATCTATTACCTAGGATTTTATAAAATCTTTAGAGGTGGTACCAGTCAAATGAGATATTACTGTTATAAATTATAAATGATAACCTTTACCATTGTCTGTAGCTCCTTCGTAGTGCTGTTGTGCGTAAATGACCGGTACAAAATTAAGACCGTACATACAGCCAGAAAACATCGCCAGTGTAATTCCCCTGTGGCAAAAGATACACAAGGTCCTTAAAATAATATACTACTAACGTATATGACttagtaatagtaataatacGGTACCCGGTCAGTGTGCGATGACTGAAACCAATAGGTTCATTTTACAGCATGCAcataccaataaaaaaatatacagcCTTTATGTGATATGAGATGCAGATCAACATTTTATCAGAAAAGAGGTCTACAGATTCATTTAGTGCATATGATTTATTTACGTTTACTATTACTTACGTGATTCTTTTTTTCACAGGAGAAAGTTTATCCACCCAAGAGTAGTCCTCATGTTCTGACGAAGGAAGTCTTTCACTTGGACTGTTAATGTTGGCCTGGTCAATCAAATACACAACAGTATTTTACATTCACTACTGCATGGTAAGATTATACATACCAAGAAATGCAATCGGCAAAGAAAGTAGAACTCCTTGTCTTTACAATTACCAGGAAATTCCCTTAATGATTCAGGTTATTCACTCTGttctttatttcaaattttacttTTTCAGGTGCTTGTGTTGATTTTTTCTGTCTATGGTCAAATTCGGTGATAAAGTAATCACCTGTATTCTGTGTTCTTCCAGCAGCGGCTCGTTATCAGCTCCAGGCTTGTCCATGACGTCACTTTTCACAAAGGATAATATTATCGTCCTACAAAGACAGGTAAGAAGACATAATTACATCAGCTGTTCTTTCCCATTCTAAAATGATTTCCAATATGTCTATACCAAGCAAACGTGAAAGGTAGGGTTATTGGCAGCTACATTGTTGGTGGTCAGATTTCCCGTAGGTactcgtacgattttgatgtggAACTTTCACGCAGGCTGTGTCAAAAGCAGAAAcaccgacaaggatctaagacagctTTGTTGGTGATAGGACTGCTGAAGGACTACCAGACAACAAGACAAACGAACGACTATAAGAAGAGTGCCCTTACTTTGTGATCGTatgacgatcgtacgacgaacGTCCTAACATGTGTAGGAGGCAACGATTGGAATGTGTCATTTGTCATGGTTCTTACCTGACAATACCCAGGGCCACACCAGCATAGTCTAATGCAGGCCTGGTTAGCTTGTCCGGCCGCATCCCAAACCAGCCGAACCTCCCGCTGAACCAGCCCATCAGCAGGTTGGTAGAAGCCCAGAACAGCATGCCCATACCTAGTCCTATGGTCTTTAGGATTGGGACAACCACTGCGTTACCTGGACACAAAAAAACGCTGGTTAGCCACCAATACAAAATCCGtttcaaaagaaaatgatttctgcAACATGCACCATGATATAAAAATGTGCTGTATATTATTCAATAACAACAAGGAAGTTAACCAATGTTACCTGTACACCACAGAGCCCCTCCAATCATTGATATGGCGTAGAACTTGGGGAGCCCTTGAATAACGTTCACCACCAACCCTACACACCATACTGCTGAGCAGAATACCCACTGGAAGAACATGCCTGCAATTAGGAAGGAAAAACATCAGCAAAGAAACACGGAATCTAATGTAAAGAAATATCTgcaatttcttcattaattgttctgtgaccggagggtaacctccggcgACAGAGTTTTATTCCATATTTGTGATTTCGCTGTGTTTCTTTCTGTTGGTGTGGGTCCGTAGTTAGTTGAATGCATTGTTGGTGGGAGTAAGTCCCCTATTTCCATGATAAATGAACTACATTTAAACAAGGTATCATGATGAGAAACTCTCAACATATTACTGAGTAGTGAGATCTTCAAACTGTTGTTTCAAATTCAGACACTGGGCTTTTATAGGCAGTACCATGTCCTTTCTAAAGTCATGATGACTATGCGCctgtgatgacgtcatttctgcCAGTCTTACCGTCCCCCGTATCCACTCTCTTCACGGGCACCAGGGTGGTTCCAAAGAACACACACGACACGGCTGCTGCGATAAACCCGATGTAGGCCTCGTCTTTAGTGAAGTTACTTGGCTGTATGTAAGCAGCTGTGAAGGTACTTGCTGAGGTGGTCGTACTGTCGTTTCCTCGGGACCGTCGTAAATGTAATGGGACATTCTGATAGTTTCTATctgtacgaaaaaaaaaagacatttcagCGCACAAAATTAAATACCAACATATTTC contains the following coding sequences:
- the LOC118418884 gene encoding transmembrane protein 144-like: MSFFFRTDRNYQNVPLHLRRSRGNDSTTTSASTFTAAYIQPSNFTKDEAYIGFIAAAVSCVFFGTTLVPVKRVDTGDGMFFQWVFCSAVWCVGLVVNVIQGLPKFYAISMIGGALWCTGNIVVVPILKTIGLGMGMLFWASTNLLMGWFSGRFGWFGMRPDKLTRPALDYAGVALGIVRTIILSFVKSDVMDKPGADNEPLLEEHRIQANINSPSERLPSSEHEDYSWVDKLSPVKKRITGITLAMFSGCMYGLNFVPVIYAQQHYEGATDNGLDYVFAHFSGIYATSTLYFLLYCMYMRNKPAVFPRAILPALLSGTMRAIAQAAWFVANQRLQESVSFPIITTGPSLVGTLWSVFYFREIKGIRNAVILAAVFAVTITGALLTSFSF